A single genomic interval of Thermoanaerobacter uzonensis DSM 18761 harbors:
- a CDS encoding YlmC/YmxH family sporulation protein has protein sequence MRLSEFGSKEIVNLTDGRRWGLVEDSDLVIDEETGRIHSIIVYESKGLFRGKTNYIEISWDSIRKIGDDMIIVEFEEKKRRFY, from the coding sequence ATGCGGTTAAGCGAATTTGGAAGTAAAGAAATTGTAAATTTAACAGATGGGAGAAGATGGGGATTAGTAGAAGATTCAGATTTAGTTATTGATGAAGAAACAGGAAGGATTCATTCAATAATAGTATATGAATCAAAAGGTTTATTTAGAGGAAAGACAAACTATATTGAAATAAGTTGGGACTCTATAAGAAAAATTGGTGACGATATGATTATTGTGGAATTCGAAGAAAAGAAAAGACGGTTTTATTAA
- a CDS encoding polysaccharide deacetylase family protein gives MKIFYIKYPKKSFWIIFSLAILLLIFLIYIITRSVSVFNSNEPIYKGDTKEKKIAFACNVAWGDEYIPKMLDIFKDNNIHITFFFEGKWAEKNPNVVKDIYQKGHEIGSHGYTHVKYTNLSRQQYEEDIKKSSEILEKITGTKPTLFAPPYGDFNDEVVKVAEQLGYKVILWSLDTIDWNNPSPQTIVDRVMTKYHNGAIVLMHPTQNTVEALPQIIKQLKEKGYKITKVSEVIVDNN, from the coding sequence ATGAAAATATTTTATATAAAATATCCTAAAAAAAGCTTTTGGATTATTTTTTCTTTAGCAATATTATTGCTCATCTTTTTAATTTACATAATTACACGCAGTGTTTCTGTTTTTAACAGCAATGAACCTATTTATAAAGGAGATACAAAGGAAAAAAAGATTGCCTTTGCTTGCAACGTCGCATGGGGAGATGAGTACATACCTAAAATGTTAGATATTTTTAAAGATAACAATATCCATATTACATTTTTTTTTGAAGGAAAATGGGCAGAAAAAAATCCTAATGTTGTAAAAGATATTTATCAAAAAGGCCATGAAATCGGAAGTCATGGATACACACATGTAAAATATACAAATTTAAGTAGGCAACAATATGAAGAAGATATTAAAAAAAGTAGTGAAATTTTAGAGAAAATTACAGGAACAAAGCCTACCCTTTTTGCACCACCGTATGGTGATTTCAATGATGAAGTAGTAAAAGTAGCAGAACAATTAGGATATAAAGTTATTCTATGGAGTTTGGACACCATAGATTGGAATAATCCAAGTCCTCAAACAATTGTAGATAGAGTTATGACTAAATATCACAACGGTGCTATTGTGTTAATGCACCCTACTCAAAATACTGTGGAAGCATTGCCCCAGATAATAAAACAACTTAAAGAAAAAGGTTATAAAATAACTAAAGTATCGGAAGTAATTGTAGATAACAATTAA
- the dut gene encoding dUTP diphosphatase, with product MSIILKIKKTDDAKDLPLPAYMSEGAAGMDLYANVKEEVILQPGEIKLIPTGIQIELPPNFEAQIRPRSGLALNYGITLLNTPGTIDSDYRGEIKLIVINLGKEAVKIARGQRIAQMVINQIVRPTIVEAEILSETKRDEGGFGHTGI from the coding sequence ATGTCCATAATACTTAAGATTAAAAAAACTGATGATGCTAAAGACTTACCTTTGCCTGCTTATATGAGTGAAGGAGCCGCTGGCATGGATTTATATGCTAATGTTAAAGAGGAAGTCATATTACAACCTGGCGAAATAAAACTAATTCCAACAGGTATACAAATTGAACTTCCTCCAAATTTTGAGGCCCAAATAAGGCCAAGAAGCGGCCTAGCTTTAAACTACGGAATAACTCTTTTAAATACTCCTGGCACAATTGATTCTGATTACAGAGGAGAAATAAAATTGATAGTCATTAATTTAGGAAAAGAAGCAGTCAAAATCGCAAGGGGACAAAGAATTGCTCAAATGGTAATCAATCAAATAGTAAGACCAACAATAGTAGAGGCAGAAATCCTTTCAGAAACTAAAAGAGATGAAGGAGGATTTGGCCATACCGGTATATAA
- a CDS encoding YlzJ-like family protein, whose protein sequence is MLYTIIPYELIFEKREDIPTNYIELKMGNKQLVVEKLSNGNYIIQRMYSTNPFDYLDAKYSPGSMISIY, encoded by the coding sequence ATGCTATATACAATAATTCCATATGAATTAATTTTTGAAAAAAGAGAAGATATACCCACCAATTACATAGAATTGAAGATGGGAAACAAGCAGTTAGTAGTAGAAAAACTCTCAAATGGAAATTATATAATTCAAAGAATGTATTCTACTAATCCTTTTGATTATCTAGACGCAAAATATTCTCCAGGAAGCATGATAAGTATTTATTAG
- the dapG gene encoding aspartate kinase — translation MKILVQKFGGTSVSTPERREMATSKVIEAVKNGFSVVVVVSAMGRDGDPYATDTLINMVKSIDSNISKRELDLLMNCGEIISSVTFAATLSKKGYKAKVFTGGQAGIITDDNFGNAEIIKVEPTRLLESLKEGIIPVVAGFQGITEEGDLTTLGRGGSDTTAALLGEALKASAVEIYTDVDGIMTADPRIVSKAHILKKISYNEVFQFAEQGAKVVHPRAVEIAMRGNIPLVIKNTMSDSPGTIITQYNEAYDNIYDIDKLVTGVANMDHRVQIVLENSENTESIFEKIAEEKISIDLINIFPEKQVFTISEMDFKKLQRLLEENNIKYSYRTNCSKVSIIGNRIRGVPGVMARVIKALSSHNIEIYQTADSHNTISCLVSQDKAEEAVRVLHDEFNL, via the coding sequence GTGAAAATATTGGTACAAAAATTTGGTGGAACTTCTGTATCAACACCTGAGAGAAGAGAAATGGCTACATCAAAAGTAATTGAGGCAGTTAAAAACGGTTTTAGCGTTGTAGTAGTAGTTTCTGCAATGGGAAGAGATGGAGACCCTTATGCCACAGACACTCTAATAAACATGGTTAAATCAATAGATAGCAATATTTCAAAACGAGAATTAGATTTATTGATGAATTGTGGTGAAATAATCTCCAGTGTGACTTTTGCTGCAACCCTATCAAAGAAGGGTTATAAAGCAAAAGTATTTACCGGAGGACAAGCAGGCATTATAACAGATGATAATTTTGGCAATGCGGAAATTATAAAAGTAGAACCAACAAGGCTTTTAGAAAGTTTAAAAGAGGGAATTATTCCTGTAGTAGCAGGTTTTCAAGGTATCACAGAAGAAGGAGATTTAACTACGTTAGGACGAGGAGGCAGTGATACAACTGCTGCTCTTTTAGGTGAAGCTCTAAAAGCTTCTGCCGTAGAAATATATACAGATGTAGATGGAATAATGACAGCAGATCCTCGCATCGTTTCAAAAGCTCATATTTTGAAAAAAATAAGTTATAATGAGGTGTTCCAATTTGCAGAACAAGGAGCAAAGGTAGTACATCCTAGAGCGGTAGAAATAGCAATGAGAGGTAATATACCCCTTGTTATAAAAAATACCATGTCAGACAGTCCAGGTACTATTATAACTCAATATAATGAGGCTTACGATAATATTTACGATATAGATAAATTAGTCACTGGAGTTGCCAATATGGACCATAGAGTTCAAATCGTGCTAGAGAACAGCGAAAATACAGAAAGTATATTCGAAAAAATTGCAGAAGAAAAAATAAGCATTGACCTTATCAATATTTTTCCTGAAAAACAAGTTTTTACAATATCGGAGATGGATTTTAAAAAGTTACAAAGACTTCTTGAAGAAAACAATATAAAATATTCCTACAGAACTAATTGCTCAAAAGTCTCTATAATTGGTAATAGAATAAGAGGCGTTCCAGGAGTAATGGCAAGAGTAATAAAGGCATTATCAAGCCATAATATAGAAATTTATCAAACAGCTGACTCTCATAATACTATTTCTTGCCTTGTAAGTCAAGATAAAGCTGAAGAAGCAGTTAGAGTTTTGCATGACGAATTTAATCTTTAA
- a CDS encoding ClpP family protease: MNNFLKNEETEQPQILPPVQENLKNLGQTNVPNFESNIHCLTIIGQIEGHMILPPQNKTTKYEHIIPQLVAIEENPNIKGVLILLNTVGGDVEAGLAIAEMIASLSKPTVSIVLGGGHSIGVPLAVSANYSYIVPSATMTIHPIRMTGLIVGVPQTFDYFNKMQDRIVEFIVRNSKIKRETFMGLMLKTGELANDIGTILVGKEAVDYGLIDEIGGIKEALKRLHNMIEEREKKKGEE, from the coding sequence ATGAACAATTTTTTAAAAAATGAAGAAACAGAACAACCTCAGATTTTACCACCTGTTCAGGAGAATTTAAAAAATTTAGGACAGACAAACGTACCTAATTTTGAAAGCAATATTCATTGTCTTACTATAATAGGGCAAATTGAAGGACACATGATATTGCCTCCACAAAATAAAACCACAAAGTATGAACACATAATACCACAATTGGTAGCAATAGAAGAAAACCCTAATATAAAAGGAGTTTTGATTTTATTAAATACTGTAGGAGGAGATGTGGAAGCAGGTCTTGCTATTGCAGAAATGATAGCAAGCCTTTCTAAGCCTACTGTATCTATAGTATTAGGTGGAGGTCACAGTATAGGGGTTCCTTTAGCAGTTTCAGCAAATTATTCTTACATAGTGCCAAGTGCTACTATGACAATACACCCTATCAGAATGACAGGATTAATAGTAGGAGTTCCCCAAACTTTTGATTATTTCAACAAAATGCAAGATAGAATAGTAGAATTTATTGTGCGAAATTCAAAAATAAAAAGAGAAACTTTTATGGGGCTTATGCTTAAAACTGGAGAATTAGCCAACGATATAGGAACAATTTTAGTTGGAAAAGAAGCAGTAGATTACGGTTTGATTGACGAAATAGGGGGTATCAAAGAAGCTTTAAAGAGGTTACACAATATGATAGAAGAAAGAGAAAAAAAGAAAGGTGAAGAATAA
- a CDS encoding bifunctional riboflavin kinase/FAD synthetase yields MQIVDESNASKYKEAKVIALGNFDGVHIGHQELIKQTIALSKENNLASAVFTFKQHTSKILTPDKQPELITTYQKKVEILKQFNLDYGIFFDFTENFSKLTAEEFIIKILVELLNIKIAVVGHNYRFGYKALGNVNTLKKYSKIYSYKVYVIPPVIREGIVVSSSYIRELIKSGKIEKANELLGRFFSLRGKVIHGQEIGRKLGFPTANLQISEDLVLPKAGVYVTRVKIEDKFYIAVTNVGSKPTFGGKNISVESYILDYNENLYDKYLEVEFITRIRDEIKFQNLEALKEQVFKDINYAKNFKNILQQKHNVIK; encoded by the coding sequence TTGCAGATTGTTGATGAAAGTAATGCATCAAAATACAAAGAGGCCAAAGTAATAGCTTTAGGTAATTTTGATGGAGTTCATATAGGTCACCAGGAATTAATTAAGCAAACAATAGCTCTTTCTAAAGAGAATAACTTAGCGAGTGCTGTTTTCACTTTTAAACAGCATACTTCAAAAATTTTAACCCCTGACAAGCAACCAGAGCTTATAACCACTTATCAAAAAAAGGTAGAAATTTTAAAGCAATTTAACCTTGATTACGGAATATTTTTTGACTTTACTGAAAATTTTTCTAAATTAACTGCTGAAGAATTTATAATAAAGATTTTAGTAGAGCTATTAAACATTAAAATAGCAGTGGTGGGACATAATTATAGATTTGGTTACAAAGCTTTAGGGAATGTAAATACATTAAAAAAATATTCCAAAATATATTCATATAAAGTTTATGTTATCCCACCAGTTATAAGGGAGGGTATTGTAGTAAGCAGCAGCTATATCAGGGAATTAATAAAATCCGGTAAAATTGAGAAAGCCAATGAGTTATTAGGACGTTTTTTTTCCTTGCGAGGAAAAGTTATTCATGGACAAGAAATTGGGCGAAAATTAGGTTTCCCTACGGCTAATCTACAAATATCAGAAGATTTAGTTTTGCCAAAAGCAGGAGTATATGTGACGCGAGTAAAAATAGAAGACAAATTTTATATAGCTGTCACAAATGTTGGTTCGAAGCCTACTTTTGGTGGCAAAAACATTTCTGTCGAATCTTACATTTTAGATTACAATGAAAATTTATACGATAAATATTTAGAAGTTGAATTTATAACAAGAATAAGAGATGAAATTAAATTTCAAAATTTAGAAGCCTTAAAAGAACAAGTTTTTAAAGATATTAATTATGCTAAAAACTTCAAAAATATTTTACAACAAAAACATAATGTGATAAAATAA
- a CDS encoding FtsK/SpoIIIE family DNA translocase encodes MIDKKQNSLKNEVIGIIFLAFTLISFLSLYTDTTGAIGKNIRIFLKGSFGIGSYVVSALLLVFALMFLFNNRDFIKLHKAAALFGLFLTLISLDHLYYFPSNEGLKNYILAAYTHGIDNMGGGVVAALLVYFLVKLLGITGSYILLFSFLAIFIVLITNVSIVNLMESSYQKFKQRKKKIKKTDHEKEVIATSTFQEDFTPLEENIIEKNRTIDIIEQVEEERKIYEKGTKDKEEVIESEYLPPPITLLKEAIPSPKIKNEVLMEKVKKIEDTLKNFGVDAKVIQVTKGPAITRFELQPSAGVKVSRIVSLTDDIALSLAAPSVRIEAPIPGKSAIGIEVPNDKIAPVYLREVIDSKKFRNFKSGLAIGLGKDIAGNIVIADLSKMPHLLIAGATGSGKSVCINSLIVSLLYKAPPQQVKMILIDPKVVELNIYNGIPHLLTPVVTDPKKAAGVLNWAVQEMTRRYNLFAQYGVRDIDSYNEKYKENNLYKIVIIIDELSDLMMVSPAEVEEYIFRLAQMARAAGIHLVIATQRPSVDVITGVIKANIPSRISFAVSSQIDSRTILDMAGAEKLLGKGDMLFNPIGAAKPMRIQGAFISEEEVEAVVTFLKNHSKPQYEEIEIEEKTNGKIFEQQEDELLEDAISVILETGQASISMLQRRLRIGYARAARIIDQLEQKGIISGYDGSKPRQILVSKEEIKKILEES; translated from the coding sequence ATGATTGATAAAAAACAAAATTCTCTCAAAAACGAAGTCATTGGAATTATATTTTTGGCTTTTACACTTATTTCTTTTTTAAGTCTTTATACAGATACAACTGGTGCTATAGGTAAAAACATAAGAATTTTTTTAAAAGGTTCTTTTGGGATAGGTTCTTATGTTGTATCTGCTTTACTTTTAGTATTTGCATTGATGTTTCTCTTTAATAATCGAGATTTTATAAAATTACATAAAGCTGCAGCACTTTTTGGACTTTTTCTAACCCTCATAAGTTTAGATCATTTGTATTATTTTCCTTCTAATGAGGGATTAAAAAATTATATTTTAGCCGCTTACACTCATGGTATAGACAATATGGGTGGAGGAGTTGTTGCTGCTTTACTGGTATATTTTTTAGTAAAACTTTTAGGTATCACAGGAAGCTACATATTATTATTTTCTTTTTTGGCAATTTTTATAGTGCTTATTACAAATGTATCTATCGTAAACCTGATGGAATCTTCCTATCAGAAGTTTAAGCAACGTAAAAAAAAGATAAAAAAAACAGACCATGAGAAGGAAGTAATTGCTACTTCTACTTTTCAAGAAGACTTCACACCTTTAGAAGAAAATATAATAGAAAAAAATAGAACAATTGATATAATTGAACAAGTAGAAGAAGAAAGAAAAATCTATGAAAAAGGTACAAAAGATAAAGAAGAGGTTATAGAAAGCGAGTATCTTCCTCCTCCTATAACTCTTTTAAAAGAGGCAATTCCCTCACCAAAAATAAAAAATGAAGTGTTAATGGAGAAAGTAAAAAAAATAGAAGACACCCTTAAAAACTTCGGAGTTGATGCAAAAGTTATCCAAGTGACAAAAGGTCCTGCAATTACTCGTTTTGAATTGCAACCTAGTGCAGGAGTCAAAGTTAGCAGAATCGTAAGCCTAACGGATGACATTGCTTTAAGTCTAGCTGCACCTTCTGTGAGAATAGAAGCGCCGATTCCTGGTAAATCTGCTATTGGAATAGAAGTCCCAAATGATAAAATAGCTCCAGTATATTTGAGAGAAGTAATAGATAGCAAAAAGTTTAGAAATTTTAAATCAGGCTTAGCAATTGGGTTAGGAAAGGATATCGCTGGTAATATTGTCATAGCAGATTTATCTAAAATGCCTCATTTGCTCATTGCAGGTGCGACAGGTTCTGGTAAAAGTGTTTGCATAAATTCTCTTATAGTCAGTTTGTTATACAAAGCCCCTCCACAACAGGTGAAAATGATATTGATAGATCCAAAAGTAGTAGAACTTAATATTTACAACGGCATTCCTCATCTCTTAACTCCTGTTGTCACAGACCCTAAAAAGGCAGCCGGTGTCTTAAATTGGGCAGTACAAGAAATGACCAGACGTTACAACTTATTTGCCCAATATGGAGTTAGAGATATAGACAGCTATAACGAAAAATACAAAGAAAACAACTTATACAAAATTGTAATCATAATTGATGAGCTTTCTGACTTAATGATGGTCTCTCCTGCAGAAGTAGAAGAATATATATTTAGGTTAGCTCAAATGGCAAGAGCGGCTGGCATTCATTTGGTCATTGCTACCCAAAGACCCTCTGTTGATGTAATAACGGGAGTTATTAAAGCTAATATTCCTTCAAGGATTTCTTTTGCTGTATCTTCTCAAATTGACTCAAGAACAATCTTGGATATGGCAGGTGCAGAAAAACTTTTAGGAAAAGGCGATATGCTTTTTAACCCTATAGGAGCAGCAAAACCTATGCGAATTCAAGGGGCTTTTATCTCTGAAGAAGAAGTAGAAGCTGTAGTAACTTTTTTAAAAAATCATTCTAAGCCTCAGTACGAAGAAATAGAAATTGAGGAAAAGACAAATGGAAAAATTTTTGAGCAACAAGAGGATGAATTATTAGAAGATGCTATTTCTGTAATTTTAGAAACAGGGCAGGCTTCTATTTCAATGTTACAAAGAAGATTAAGGATTGGGTATGCAAGAGCTGCTCGAATTATAGATCAATTAGAGCAAAAAGGTATTATAAGTGGTTATGATGGTTCTAAGCCAAGGCAAATTCTTGTATCAAAAGAGGAAATAAAAAAAATATTAGAAGAATCTTAA
- a CDS encoding polyribonucleotide nucleotidyltransferase encodes MEERTFEMELAGRKLLVQIGKVAQQANGAAWVKYGDTVVLVTACASKEPREGIDFFPLTVEYEERLYSVGKIPGGFIKREGKPSEKAILSARLIDRPIRPLFPHGYRNDVQVIATVLSVDPDVQPEIVAMIGSSVALSISDIPFNGPTGAVAVGLVDGQFIINPNHEQREKSLMHLVVSGTKDAIVMVEAGAKEIPEETMLDAIMYAHEYIKQIVEFIEGIVKEVGIPKSEVILHEIDKELEEKVRAYATEKIYNALRTAEKKERNDNLDKVEQEVLEHFKEEYPDNLADIDEVLYDIMKEQMRKMITEERIRVDGRGLDDIRPIWCEVGVLPRTHGSAIFTRGQTQVLTVATLGALGDIQILDGIGDEEAKRYMHHYNFPPYSVGEVRPLRGPGRREIGHGALAERALEPVIPSEEEFPYTIRLVSEVLSSNGSTSQASVCGSTLALMDAGVPIKAPVAGVAMGLIKEGDVVSVLTDIQGIEDFLGDMDFKVAGTEYGITAIQMDIKIPGIDKEILKMALEKARNGRLYILSKMLEVIKEPRKQLSVYAPRVIRMIVDPEKIREIIGPGGKTISKIIAETGVKIDIEEDGRLYITASDLRSGERAKQMIEAITKDIAVGEIYLGKVLRITPFGAFVEIAPGKEGLVHISKLSKKRVQKVEDVVKVGDDILVKVTEIDKLGRISLSRKDALPDEEEEERN; translated from the coding sequence ATGGAAGAACGAACTTTTGAAATGGAACTAGCCGGGAGAAAGTTGTTAGTCCAGATAGGAAAAGTAGCTCAACAAGCAAATGGAGCAGCTTGGGTAAAATACGGGGATACTGTCGTTCTAGTTACCGCCTGTGCTTCCAAAGAACCCCGAGAAGGAATTGACTTTTTTCCTTTAACTGTTGAGTATGAAGAAAGACTGTACTCTGTCGGTAAAATTCCTGGTGGTTTCATAAAAAGAGAAGGAAAACCTAGTGAAAAGGCAATTCTCTCTGCTCGGTTAATTGACAGACCAATTAGGCCTTTATTTCCACATGGTTATAGAAATGACGTACAAGTTATAGCTACAGTTTTATCTGTTGACCCTGATGTACAACCAGAAATAGTTGCAATGATTGGTTCGTCTGTTGCTCTTTCAATTTCTGATATTCCTTTTAATGGTCCTACAGGAGCGGTAGCAGTAGGATTAGTCGATGGGCAATTTATAATTAATCCTAACCATGAGCAAAGAGAAAAAAGCTTAATGCATTTGGTGGTTTCAGGAACAAAAGATGCTATTGTAATGGTGGAAGCAGGGGCAAAAGAGATCCCTGAAGAAACTATGCTAGATGCTATAATGTATGCTCACGAATATATCAAACAGATTGTAGAGTTTATAGAAGGAATAGTTAAAGAAGTAGGTATTCCGAAAAGCGAAGTAATTTTACATGAAATAGACAAAGAACTAGAGGAAAAAGTAAGAGCCTATGCAACAGAAAAAATATACAATGCGTTAAGAACAGCAGAAAAGAAAGAGAGAAATGATAACTTAGATAAAGTTGAACAAGAAGTTTTAGAGCACTTTAAAGAAGAATATCCTGATAATCTTGCTGATATAGATGAAGTACTTTACGATATAATGAAAGAACAAATGCGAAAAATGATAACAGAGGAAAGAATAAGAGTAGATGGCAGGGGCCTTGATGACATAAGACCAATATGGTGCGAAGTAGGAGTGCTACCCAGAACCCACGGTTCAGCGATTTTCACAAGAGGACAAACTCAAGTGCTTACAGTAGCAACATTAGGTGCATTAGGAGATATTCAGATTTTAGATGGCATAGGAGATGAAGAAGCAAAAAGATATATGCATCATTACAATTTTCCACCCTACAGTGTTGGAGAAGTAAGGCCTCTAAGAGGTCCCGGTAGAAGGGAAATTGGTCATGGAGCTTTAGCAGAAAGGGCTTTAGAACCGGTGATTCCTTCTGAAGAGGAATTTCCCTATACTATAAGATTAGTGTCAGAAGTTTTAAGTTCCAATGGTTCTACTTCTCAAGCTAGTGTTTGTGGAAGTACTTTAGCTTTAATGGATGCAGGAGTTCCAATAAAAGCTCCAGTTGCAGGAGTAGCTATGGGGCTTATCAAGGAAGGAGATGTAGTTTCTGTACTCACTGATATACAAGGAATTGAAGACTTTTTAGGGGATATGGACTTCAAAGTAGCAGGCACAGAATATGGGATCACAGCGATACAAATGGATATAAAAATTCCTGGAATTGACAAAGAAATTTTAAAAATGGCTTTAGAAAAGGCCCGAAATGGGAGACTATATATTCTTAGCAAAATGTTAGAAGTTATAAAAGAGCCAAGAAAACAGTTATCAGTATACGCACCTCGTGTTATAAGGATGATAGTTGACCCTGAAAAAATTAGAGAAATAATCGGACCTGGTGGCAAAACCATAAGTAAAATTATTGCAGAAACGGGAGTAAAAATTGATATTGAAGAAGACGGTAGGTTATATATTACTGCTTCTGATTTGAGATCTGGCGAAAGAGCTAAGCAAATGATTGAGGCTATAACAAAAGATATAGCAGTAGGAGAAATTTATTTAGGAAAAGTGCTTAGAATAACACCCTTTGGAGCTTTTGTAGAAATTGCTCCTGGTAAAGAAGGACTTGTCCACATTTCTAAGCTATCAAAAAAACGGGTACAAAAAGTAGAAGATGTAGTAAAGGTTGGCGATGACATATTGGTAAAAGTCACAGAAATAGATAAACTAGGAAGAATAAGCCTTTCAAGAAAAGACGCATTGCCTGATGAAGAGGAAGAAGAAAGAAACTAA
- a CDS encoding M16 family metallopeptidase: MYEQKIIEGVKVVTCKIPHAYSVYIGIWIKAGSMYEHKTINGISHFIEHMVFKGSKLRSAKQIAEETDSIGGQLNGFTEKESTCFYIKVLNTHVKQGLDILFDMVFHPAFKEEDIEKEKQVIFEEILTELDSPEDVAYNLLAKTIWKGHPLSFPVLGTFSTVKKINKKQIVDYYNSHYDKDNIVISIAGNFDDDIYEILQKYLSKIQKTNVISQLTSPIWHRNKTFYEKDFEQVNLCIGLPGITYDLRKIYALAIINNTFGGGMSSRLFQKIREDKGLVYSIYSYPSTYHHAGVFSIFASMNANNFKKVYDLILKEMEEVHSKGLAKEEINKFKEQLRINVLMDLDSISSRMSTIGKSMLLFNKVHTVEEILQTIDNLTYEEINDLAKKIINPDDMSIAVVGKLNKRDKGWLENVHNT, translated from the coding sequence ATGTACGAACAAAAGATTATTGAAGGAGTAAAAGTTGTAACTTGTAAGATTCCTCACGCATATTCTGTATACATAGGGATATGGATTAAAGCAGGCTCTATGTACGAACATAAAACTATAAATGGAATATCTCATTTTATAGAACACATGGTTTTTAAAGGTTCTAAGCTAAGAAGCGCAAAGCAAATTGCGGAAGAAACGGATAGTATTGGTGGACAGTTAAACGGCTTTACTGAAAAAGAAAGTACCTGTTTTTATATAAAAGTCTTAAATACTCACGTAAAACAAGGTCTTGATATACTTTTTGATATGGTATTTCACCCTGCCTTTAAGGAAGAAGACATAGAAAAGGAAAAGCAAGTCATCTTTGAAGAAATATTGACAGAATTAGATTCTCCTGAAGACGTAGCTTACAACCTTTTAGCGAAAACAATATGGAAGGGACATCCCTTGTCTTTTCCTGTACTTGGTACTTTTTCTACTGTTAAAAAGATAAACAAAAAACAAATTGTAGATTATTATAATTCTCATTATGACAAAGATAACATAGTCATCTCGATAGCTGGAAATTTTGACGATGATATCTATGAAATACTGCAAAAATATTTATCGAAAATTCAAAAAACTAATGTTATTTCTCAATTGACTTCTCCAATTTGGCATAGAAACAAAACTTTTTATGAAAAAGATTTTGAACAGGTAAATTTATGTATTGGTTTGCCTGGGATAACTTACGACTTAAGGAAAATATATGCTTTAGCTATCATTAATAATACTTTTGGTGGAGGAATGAGTTCAAGACTATTTCAAAAAATAAGAGAAGATAAGGGATTGGTTTACTCGATTTATTCTTATCCTTCTACCTATCACCATGCTGGGGTCTTTTCTATTTTTGCTAGTATGAACGCTAATAATTTTAAGAAGGTATATGACTTAATTTTAAAAGAAATGGAAGAAGTGCATTCAAAAGGTTTAGCAAAAGAAGAGATTAATAAATTTAAAGAACAACTTCGCATAAACGTGTTAATGGATTTAGACAGTATAAGCAGTAGAATGAGCACAATAGGAAAATCCATGCTTTTATTTAATAAAGTGCATACTGTAGAGGAAATACTTCAAACAATAGATAACTTAACTTACGAGGAAATAAATGACTTAGCTAAAAAAATTATAAATCCTGATGACATGAGCATAGCCGTGGTTGGAAAACTAAACAAAAGAGATAAAGGATGGTTAGAAAATGTCCATAATACTTAA
- the rpsO gene encoding 30S ribosomal protein S15, giving the protein MLDKERKAEIINKFKLHDTDTGSPEVQIALLTERINNLNAHLQVHKKDHHSRRGLLKMVGQRRALLNYLMKTDMERYRAIIEKLDLRK; this is encoded by the coding sequence GTGCTGGACAAAGAAAGAAAGGCAGAAATAATCAATAAGTTCAAGCTCCACGATACTGACACAGGTTCTCCAGAAGTTCAAATTGCCCTTTTAACTGAGAGAATAAATAACTTAAATGCTCATTTGCAAGTTCACAAAAAAGACCATCATTCAAGAAGAGGTCTTCTTAAAATGGTTGGGCAAAGGAGGGCACTGTTAAATTATTTAATGAAAACGGATATGGAAAGGTATCGTGCCATTATTGAAAAATTAGATTTAAGAAAATAG